Genomic DNA from Oreochromis aureus strain Israel breed Guangdong linkage group 2, ZZ_aureus, whole genome shotgun sequence:
GGCATGCATTAAAAGATACTGAAAACTTGGTCCTGATATTTTTCAGAGTTACCTGCAGAATTTCCTTTTCTCCTTTTGCTGTCAGATTTGTTTGCAAAGCAACTGCATCTGTGTTGAGAGACAAAATCACAACACAAATGTGAGTCCAGTTTTATTGAATAATGTTTGTTAGAATGATGCCGCCAAGATGTGGTTTGGGCCACGTTGCAAGGCCATAAACCTTCAGACACAAAGGTAATAAAACAGAATATGATGATTGGAAGTATCCGATTACAGAGGAATCAAATGTGGAGCTGTTGGTGACACGTATCATTGTTGCTGAATTTTGGAAAGTGTGCGAATTTTTGTGCGAATAGTTAAACAATGGGAATTCAATCCCATTTGTTCTAATGTACATCAGTAAATATggttatgaaataaataatgaaataaatacatgctACAATAAATAGCTTTATGAGTtcagtttaaaataatatttgtgtCCCTAAGATCAACTCAAACAGATTCAGTTGGTTGTAGAAGATTTAAAGTGGATTATATAGGTTgggtatcattaaaatatacagCATACTTGCAGTAAAAAGTCATTGTAggctttaaaagtttaaaatactGCTTAAAAATACATAACACAGATAGATAATAATGTATATTTTAAGTGTTTCGCAGCTCTATTGTAGGTATCAGATCAATATCATTAATATCAGCTTGAATTTTACTTGGTGTCAGAttggaaaggaaatcagtggtatcgcacatcactagAATGATGTTTGAGTGACTTTTCTTACCATGAACAACACTTACCTTTGCATTGTTCACATATTCCTCTTGGAGTTTGACAACAAACAATAATGAGAGTCACAGAAATAACCAAGAAGATTATTGCCATAACCAGCACAGTAAATTCAGATCCTGATTTTTgctctagaaaaaaaaaaaaaaacaagacaggaAATTATTGATGATTCTCAAAAACACTGAAAGCTACTGGTCAGCGGTTGCAGATTAATCAACATTTCCAGAGAGAAATGGCCAAGCAAAGTATTACTATTGCCATTTGAAAAATGCTGATTGTGTTGATTGCGCTACAAAAAAACAATTCCCCAAAACCATTTTTTGTGAATATATAGTATAGATTAAAGTACTTAACACAAAATACCTTTAATGTCCAGTTTAgttccatttccaaataataTCTCCCCACATGTGGCCACAGCACAGTAGTAAGTCCCAGCATCAGATGAGCTGACATTCTTAGAGAAGCGATAAAGACACCTCTCCTGTGAGTCTGATATTATCTCACTTTCACTGTGTCTGTTTCCATCAGTGTAGATGATGCTTGGGTGTAATTGATCTGATCCAGCTCTGAACCAGAACACATTATAATCTCTGGGACACATCTGGTCAGAGTCAGAATAGACTGAACACTGGAGAGTCATTGAATTTCCTGAACGCAGTGGATTTAACACTGTTGGCCACTGAAAAACAGTATAATTTGATGCTGTCTGATTATTTCCTGTGGAATACAAAGCACAAATACATTCTTTATAACATGCCTCAAAACACTTTTAAAGTTTATAAAAGTATGGCAGTGTATTACTAGCTTACCTTTTACTAACAAATATGTTCCAGTCCATTCAGAATTAATCCACTCTATGATTCCACAGTGATAGATTCCCTCATCATCTTGGACTGCTTTCAAAATAGTCAGGTTGCTAAATTTCTTATCATAATTTGCTTGAAatcttgatttaaatatttcttgACCATACTCAGGTGTTGCAGTTTTAAACAGTGTCACTATTAATTTGAGAGTATCTCCAACACTCTGCTTGTACCAGTGGACTCCTCTAATGCTGACCACATCGGGTAAAGCACATGTTAAGTTCGCTGGTTCACCAAGCTGAACAGTTTTCACTGGAACTAGAGTATCTGAATTAGAATATAGAAAAGTTATGGTTTTCTCCACACATCTATTTGACATTAAATTCACAATCTAGAACATCTTTAGTAAAGTTAAATGCACACTTACATCCTTGATGAAGAAAAAGCAATATAATCCATAACATGACCATCGTGACACTGCTCCTTGTTGAGGACTTGGCTGGTATTTCACAGAATGAAGGAGGTGAAATCACTGTATTCGGTAAGACAGCAAAATGCTGCTGATTGGTCAGTAC
This window encodes:
- the LOC120432936 gene encoding signal-regulatory protein beta-2-like, producing the protein MVMLWIILLFLHQGYTLVPVKTVQLGEPANLTCALPDVVSIRGVHWYKQSVGDTLKLIVTLFKTATPEYGQEIFKSRFQANYDKKFSNLTILKAVQDDEGIYHCGIIEWINSEWTGTYLLVKGNNQTASNYTVFQWPTVLNPLRSGNSMTLQCSVYSDSDQMCPRDYNVFWFRAGSDQLHPSIIYTDGNRHSESEIISDSQERCLYRFSKNVSSSDAGTYYCAVATCGEILFGNGTKLDIKEQKSGSEFTVLVMAIIFLVISVTLIIVCCQTPRGICEQCKDAVALQTNLTAKGEKEILQTDDDSLVYSVAIFSCGKIRYRNKD